A single Pseudomonadota bacterium DNA region contains:
- a CDS encoding surface carbohydrate biosynthesis protein, with the protein MIDKPSTIIIPVESQVRELDAKILLACAAAERGFPVIIGSRAFIHFQMDSLPRGVYLAKSMRTLSIRMFAILRDLGHEIVGWDEEGLVRWPDQEYYRWRLSPVTLRKLSHLLTWGADDARVLRDYPGYPGTPIHLTGNPRIDLLRPELRSFYQQKADKLKEQYGDFILINTNFSKVNHFFSHLSELKKPALELEAGGEETFDAGKGRLKQVLFEYFQEMLPALCQTMPDHSIVVRPHPAENHHPWMEIAEGYPNLEIINEDSVTPWLMAAKVLVANGCTTMIEAAVLGTPTVAYQPVTGGQYDDDLPNEVSYRACSLDELCLQVKEIVNGEKGSMDELERSRILEPHIAALDGRLSCDRMVDVLAEVGYLQGPPPAVPLRKYLRGWLHNRVRKVSKKINMRRPGHRNNFAYHQHRFPGVTADEIQDRIKRLGDILGRFQDVQVKRLSEYIFRID; encoded by the coding sequence TTATAATTCCGGTGGAAAGCCAAGTCAGGGAATTGGATGCCAAGATTCTGCTGGCTTGTGCCGCGGCTGAACGTGGTTTTCCAGTAATTATCGGTTCCCGGGCCTTTATTCATTTCCAGATGGATTCTTTGCCTCGTGGCGTTTATCTGGCCAAAAGCATGCGGACTTTAAGTATCAGGATGTTTGCTATTCTGCGTGATCTTGGTCATGAGATTGTCGGTTGGGATGAAGAGGGTCTGGTGCGCTGGCCTGATCAGGAGTATTACCGCTGGCGCCTGTCACCTGTTACCCTGCGTAAGCTATCTCATTTATTGACCTGGGGAGCTGATGATGCCCGAGTTTTGCGTGATTATCCAGGGTATCCCGGGACGCCGATTCATCTTACCGGCAATCCTCGCATTGATTTGCTGCGGCCGGAATTGCGTTCTTTCTATCAGCAAAAAGCCGACAAGCTGAAAGAACAATATGGAGATTTTATCCTCATTAATACCAACTTCAGCAAAGTGAATCATTTCTTTTCTCATCTGAGTGAATTGAAAAAACCAGCTTTGGAGCTGGAGGCTGGTGGTGAGGAAACCTTTGATGCCGGCAAGGGTAGATTGAAGCAGGTTCTGTTTGAGTATTTTCAGGAAATGCTGCCGGCTTTATGTCAGACAATGCCGGATCATAGTATTGTTGTTCGTCCTCATCCGGCAGAGAATCATCATCCATGGATGGAAATTGCCGAAGGTTATCCAAATCTGGAAATTATTAATGAGGACAGTGTAACTCCCTGGCTGATGGCGGCAAAAGTATTGGTTGCCAATGGTTGTACCACCATGATTGAAGCAGCTGTTCTGGGAACGCCAACCGTCGCTTACCAGCCGGTGACCGGGGGACAATATGATGATGATTTACCCAATGAAGTGAGTTATAGGGCCTGCTCGCTGGATGAGCTTTGTTTGCAGGTGAAAGAAATAGTGAATGGTGAAAAGGGTTCCATGGATGAATTGGAACGCAGTCGGATTCTGGAGCCGCATATTGCCGCCCTCGACGGGCGATTGTCCTGTGACCGGATGGTTGATGTCCTGGCTGAGGTCGGGTATCTACAGGGTCCTCCTCCGGCTGTTCCCCTGAGAAAATATCTGCGGGGTTGGTTGCATAATCGGGTGCGTAAGGTCAGTAAAAAGATCAATATGCGCCGTCCCGGACACCGTAATAATTTTGCTTACCACCAGCATCGCTTTCCCGGCGTAACAGCCGATGAAATACAAGATCGAATCAAGCGGCTGGGGGATATTCTGGGCCGTTTCCAGGATGTGCAGGTTAAGCGGCTGAGTGAATATATTTTCAGGATTGATTAG